A window from Enterocloster bolteae encodes these proteins:
- a CDS encoding flagellar hook-basal body protein — MNISYYTAVSAMNAFQKDLDVTSNNMANISTNGYKSMRSSFNDLLYTQMDMRPQAQVGHGVRNDGPGTTFQQGIFRKTDRELDFAISGNAFFAIQTSEDEEEPAYTRDGAFQISSTDDGNYLTTSDGSYVLDQDGEPIELEYKTSEDGGDNDAGELDLDGLVERIGLFVCENPEGLQHVGMNLFRTGETSGEWLSMDDLDDEQEKSKAMSHALEMSNCNMSTEMVNLMQTQRAFQLNSRIVTTADQMEEMINNLR, encoded by the coding sequence ATGAATATATCGTACTATACAGCAGTATCGGCCATGAACGCATTCCAGAAGGACCTGGATGTGACTTCTAACAACATGGCCAATATAAGCACCAACGGCTACAAGTCCATGCGCAGCAGCTTTAATGATTTATTGTACACCCAGATGGACATGCGGCCTCAGGCCCAGGTGGGACACGGAGTCCGCAATGACGGGCCGGGAACCACGTTCCAGCAGGGGATTTTCCGCAAGACGGACCGGGAACTGGATTTTGCCATATCGGGCAATGCGTTTTTCGCCATCCAGACCAGCGAGGACGAGGAAGAACCGGCTTATACCAGGGACGGCGCATTCCAGATATCCTCCACGGATGACGGCAATTACCTGACCACCAGCGACGGAAGCTATGTCCTGGACCAGGACGGGGAGCCCATAGAGCTGGAATACAAGACATCAGAGGACGGCGGAGACAATGATGCAGGGGAGCTGGACTTAGACGGGCTGGTAGAACGGATCGGGCTGTTTGTGTGTGAGAATCCGGAAGGGCTGCAGCATGTGGGCATGAACCTGTTCCGCACAGGAGAAACCTCCGGTGAATGGCTGTCCATGGATGATTTGGACGATGAACAGGAGAAAAGCAAGGCTATGAGCCATGCCCTGGAGATGTCCAACTGCAACATGTCCACAGAGATGGTCAATCTGATGCAGACGCAGCGTGCGTTTCAGCTTAACAGCCGGATCGTCACAACCGCGGATCAGATGGAAGAGATGATAAATAACTTAAGGTAA
- a CDS encoding DUF342 domain-containing protein, with translation MNEKSLIYSLFSKFLDEGQDEIPREEDGKESPEREQDKKSRPQGQPYDRADETEHADRNHDNRVETVEDWNETEQRRRQQMERELLGQEHPESATQESESYDEDRSVSGDSGAYEGSGAQKDGIKKEEVTRDAWVEVLVSDDRMSVSMMVYGPSGGGSDITEEMVYDVLEQKGICFGIDQKKISWVVSGQQYMQMVMIAAGEPARNGEDGHIKDYYPRKAQIKYASKGNGGIDFKSTNLIHNVKKGDVVCDITLPTEPGDGMDVFGQPVRGKKGTMPPVPQGRNIVYSEDRDRLLAACEGNLTFRSGRFHVENVFTVSGNVDNSVGNINFTGSVVIHGDVLEGYSVKAKGDITVMGIVEGARLSAGGDILLHKGMRGMRTGVLEAEGDITAKFLEDCNIFSRNNIQAEYIINSEVSCGHDLTLIGKRGAFIGGSCSVYNCMNVKAVGAPSHIATSVTLGLTPQLMDEMEAVGKEMILLSRKLTELNKDISYLSGKLKEGTITPSQRERLSKLKLEAPINSLKEKKLKQQGAELSRKLREVGKSRLTAREVYPGTVINIGDCKMSISKKEDSCTFYYLDGEIKKGIR, from the coding sequence ATGAACGAAAAGAGTCTGATTTACAGCTTGTTTTCCAAGTTCCTGGATGAGGGGCAGGATGAGATACCCCGGGAAGAGGACGGCAAAGAAAGCCCGGAACGGGAACAGGATAAAAAATCACGGCCCCAGGGGCAGCCCTATGACAGAGCGGACGAGACGGAACATGCGGACAGAAACCATGACAACAGGGTGGAAACAGTGGAGGACTGGAATGAAACCGAACAGAGGCGGCGCCAGCAGATGGAGCGCGAGCTTCTGGGGCAGGAGCATCCGGAAAGCGCCACGCAGGAGTCGGAGTCATATGATGAGGACCGGTCCGTTTCCGGGGACAGCGGTGCTTATGAAGGCAGCGGCGCACAGAAGGACGGCATAAAGAAAGAAGAAGTTACCCGGGATGCCTGGGTGGAGGTTCTTGTCTCGGATGACAGGATGTCGGTGTCCATGATGGTTTACGGACCATCCGGAGGCGGAAGTGATATAACGGAGGAAATGGTGTATGATGTGCTGGAGCAGAAGGGGATCTGTTTTGGCATAGACCAGAAGAAGATAAGCTGGGTTGTCAGCGGGCAGCAGTATATGCAGATGGTTATGATAGCTGCGGGCGAGCCTGCCAGGAACGGGGAGGACGGCCATATTAAAGACTATTACCCCAGGAAGGCCCAGATTAAGTACGCTTCCAAGGGAAACGGCGGAATCGACTTTAAAAGCACCAATCTGATACATAATGTAAAAAAAGGTGATGTTGTCTGCGATATTACACTTCCCACGGAACCCGGAGACGGTATGGACGTGTTTGGCCAGCCTGTGCGGGGGAAGAAGGGAACCATGCCGCCCGTTCCCCAGGGCAGGAACATTGTTTATTCTGAAGACAGGGATAGGCTGCTGGCAGCCTGCGAGGGCAATCTGACCTTCCGGTCCGGCCGTTTCCATGTGGAGAATGTATTTACCGTGTCCGGCAATGTGGACAATTCCGTGGGAAACATCAACTTCACAGGCAGCGTGGTGATTCACGGGGATGTTCTGGAGGGATACAGCGTCAAAGCAAAGGGCGATATTACGGTTATGGGAATCGTGGAGGGCGCCCGGCTCAGCGCGGGGGGAGATATTCTGCTGCACAAGGGCATGCGGGGCATGAGAACCGGCGTGCTTGAGGCGGAGGGCGATATCACGGCCAAGTTTCTGGAGGACTGCAATATCTTTTCCAGAAATAATATCCAGGCAGAATATATCATCAACTCGGAGGTGTCCTGTGGCCACGATTTGACATTAATTGGAAAAAGAGGGGCGTTTATCGGCGGAAGCTGTTCTGTATATAATTGCATGAATGTGAAGGCAGTGGGAGCGCCCAGCCATATCGCCACCTCTGTGACCCTGGGCCTGACGCCCCAGCTTATGGATGAGATGGAGGCAGTGGGCAAGGAGATGATACTGCTCTCCAGAAAGCTGACGGAGCTGAACAAAGATATTTCTTATCTGAGCGGTAAGCTGAAGGAAGGGACCATCACTCCATCCCAGCGGGAACGGTTATCCAAGTTAAAGCTGGAGGCCCCCATTAATTCGCTGAAGGAAAAGAAACTGAAGCAGCAGGGAGCTGAGCTTTCCAGGAAACTGAGGGAGGTGGGCAAGTCCAGGCTTACGGCCAGGGAGGTATACCCCG